A genomic region of Echeneis naucrates chromosome 24, fEcheNa1.1, whole genome shotgun sequence contains the following coding sequences:
- the mcm3 gene encoding DNA replication licensing factor MCM3 produces MATDVVDDQEMREAQRDYLDFLDDDQDQGIYQSKVRDMISDNKARLIVNINDLRRRNEARAAKLMSNAFEELLAFQRALKDMVASVDGTYAKQYEEFFIGLEGSFGSKHVSPRTLTSRLLGSMVCVEGIITKCSLVRPKVVRSVHYCPATKKTMERKYTDMTSLDAFPSSAIYPTKDEENNPLETEFGLSVYKDHQTITVQEMPEKAPAGQLPRSVDIILDNDLVDVVKPGDRVQIIGTYRCLPGKKGGFTSGTFRTIMIACHIKQMSKEASPHFSADDLAKIRNFRRTRSKDMFDQLARSLAPSIHGHEYIKKAILCMLLGGVEKVLENGSRIRGDINILLIGDPSVAKSQLLRYVLHTAPRAIPTTGRGSSGVGLTAAVTTDQETGERRLEAGAMVLADRGVVCIDEFDKMSDMDRTAIHEVMEQGRVTIAKAGIHARLNARCSVLAAANPVYGRYDQYKTPMENIGLQDSLLSRFDLLFIMLDQMDPEQDREISDHVLRMHRYRDPREQEGAALALGGTVDVLTTEDPDAVAEEQEELQIYEKHNNLLHGSKKKKDKIVSKEFMRKYIHIAKILTPALTEEAANHIAEEYSRLRSQEQLAADIARTSPVTARTLETLIRLSTAHAKARMSKIVELEDSEVAVELVQFAYFKKVLEKEKKRSRQERDSGSEEEDDEDTSTQPSQRAKRKRGRHGSQGSEPYSPYDFSEEQDVPEIQTGTSKPAKPRREEEPMDTSSQPGDVDLSADRLKEFKSSLFGVFQSAHAQSVKMQLLMDGINKGRQERFTEPEVRAALARMQDDNQVMMADDIIFLI; encoded by the exons atggcAACCGACGTCGTGGACGACCAGGAGATGAGGGAGGCCCAGAGGGATTACCTGGACTTCCTGGACGATGAT CAAGACCAGGGGATTTATCAGAGCAAAGTCCGGGACATGATCAGTGACAATAAAGCACGACTCATTGTCAACATCAACGACCTGAGGAGACGCAATGAGGCCCGGGCTGCAAA ACTGATGAGCAATGCCTTTGAGGAGCTGCTCGCCTTCCAGCGGGCGCTGAAGGACATGGTGGCCTCGGTGGACGGCACTTATGCCAAGCAGTACGAGGAGTTCTTCATCGGCCTGGAGGGCAGCTTCGGCTCCAAACACGTCTCCCCTCGGACCTTGACCTCCCGCCTCCTTGGCAGCATGGTCTGTGTGGAGGGCATCATCACCAAGT GTTCTCTGGTACGTCCCAAAGTGGTGCGCAGTGTCCACTACTGCCCAGCCACGAAGAAGACAATGGAAAGGAAGTATACAGACATGACTTCTCTGGATGCTTTCCCTTCCAGTGCCATCTACCCCACCAAG GATGAGGAGAACAACCCTCTGGAGACAGAGTTTGGTTTGTCTGTCTACAAAGACCACCAGACCATCACAGTGCAGGAGATGCCTGAAAAAGCGCCCGCCGGGCAGCTTCCTCGCTCTGTGGACATCATCCTGGACAACGACCTGGTGGATGTGGTCAAACCTGGAGACAGAGTGCAGATCATCGGGACATACCGCTGTTTGCCTGGAAAGAAGGGAGGGTTCACCTCGGGCACTTTCAG AACGATCATGATCGCCTGCCACATTAAACAAATGAGCAAGGAGGCGTCGCCACACTTCTCAGCAGATGATCTGGCCAAAATCCGAAACTTTAGACGTACTCGCTCCAAG GATATGTTTGATCAGCTGGCTCGCTCCCTCGCTCCCAGCATCCACGGACATGAGTACATCAAGAAGGCCATCCTCTGCATGCTGCTGGGCGGTGTGGAGAAAGTGCTGGAGAACGGCTCGCGCATCAGAGGAGACATCAACATCCTGCTGATCG GTGATCCCTCAGTGGCCAAGTCCCAGCTGCTGCGTTATGTGCTCCACACGGCGCCCAGAGCCATTCCCACCACAGGACGAGGTTCCTCTGGTGTTGGTCTGACAGCGGCTGTCACCACAGACCAGGAGACTG gTGAGCGCCGGCTGGAGGCGGGTGCCATGGTGCTGGCTGACCGCGGTGTGGTGTGCATCGACGAATTTGACAAGATGTCCGATATGGACCGCACAGCCATCCACGAGGTGATGGAGCAGGGGAGAGTCACCATCGCCAAGGCTGGGATCCATGCCCGCCTCAATGCCCGCTGCTCTGTGTTGGCGGCCGCCAACCCTGTCTACGGCAGG TACGACCAGTATAAAACCCCCATGGAGAACATTGGCCTACAGGACTCTCTGCTGTCACGTTTTGACCTCCTCTTCATCATGCTGGATCAGATGGACCCTGAGCAAGACCGGGAGATCTCAGACCACGTGCTGAGGATGCACCGCTACCGTGACCCCCGGGAGCAGGAGGGAGCAG CTTTGGCTCTGGGCGGGACAGTCGACGTTCTGACCACAGAGGACCCAGACGCTGTAGCAGAGGAGCAAGAGGAGCTGCAGATCTAtgagaaacacaacaacctGCTGCACGgaagcaagaagaagaa GGATAAGATTGTGAGTAAGGAGTTCATGAGGAAGTATATCCACATCGCCAAGATTTTAACGCCTGCGTTGACAGAGGAGGCAGCCAATCACATCGCAGAGGAGTACTCCAGGCTGAGGAGCCAGGAGCAGCTGGCTGCTGATATCGCCAGA acCTCTCCAGTGACGGCCCGAACACTGGAGACTCTGATCCGTCTGTCCACAGCACACGCCAAGGCCCGCATGAGCAAAATTGTGGAGCTGGAGGATTCAGAGGTGGCTGTGGAGCTCGTCCAGTTTGCTTACTTCAAAAAG GTTctagagaaggagaagaaacgCTCGAGACAGGAGCGAGACTCTGgctcagaggaagaagatgatgaggacaCTTCCACTCAGCCTTCacagagagcaaagaggaagag GGGGCGACATGGCTCTCAGGGCAGTGAGCCCTACAGCCCGTATGACTTCAGCGAGGAGCAGGACGTCCCTGAGA TTCAGACTGGCACGTCAAAACCAGCCAAGCCACGGCGAGAGGAGGAACCCATGGACACCTCATCGCAGCCTGGAGACGTTGATCTCTCTGCAGACAG actgAAAGAATTCAAGTCGTCCCTGTTTGGGGTGTTCCAGTCAGCTCACGCACAGTCGGTTAAGATGCAGCTGCTGATGGATGGCATTAATAAGGGGCGTCAGGAGCGCTTTACAGAGCCAGAGGTTCGTGCCGCTCTGGCTCGCATGCAGGATGACAACCAGGTCATGATGGCTGATGATATCATCTTCCTCATCTGA
- the il17a/f3 gene encoding interleukin 17a/f3, whose protein sequence is MLLLFRAVLVLGLATLLEATRESQTVSVKMGTGPRGKGKILRLSLDPTALDQMNPITSAANMSLSPWTYRDSFVETRLPQRISHAQCLTSGCVSLQDGGEDYSLEAKPISYHALVLHRVSKRNPKKRKGKKQRRRYVFKLGLEVITVGCTCVRPTVIPQQ, encoded by the exons ATGCTGCTG CTGTTCAGAGCTGTGTTGGTGCTGGGCCTGGCCACATTGTTGGAAGCCACCAGAGAAAGCCAGACTGTCTCCGTGAAGATGGGAACAGGACCCAGGGGGAAGGGTAAGATATTGAGGTTGTCCCTGGATCCTACAGCCTTGGATCAGATGAATCCCATCACATCAGCTGCCAACATGTCTCTGTCGCCGTGGACATACAG AGACTCTTTTGTGGAAACTCGCTTGCCGCAGAGGATCTCCCACGCTCAGTGCCTGACCTCTGGCTGTGTGAGCCTGCAGGATGGGGGAGAGGATTATTCTCTGGAGGCTAAACCCATCTCCTACCATGCCCTGGTCCTCCACAG AGTCTCAAAGCGTAATCCAAAAAAACGAAAGGGGAAGAAACAAAGGAGGAGGTACGTCTTCAAACTGGGCTTGGAGGTGATCACAGTGGGCTGCACTTGTGTGCGGCCCACTGTCATACCGCAGCAGTGA
- the stmn4 gene encoding stathmin-4, which produces MTLAAYKEKVKELPLVSLFCACLNPQTVEKPTYKAEDAVDLGWCVIKDVEVIELNKRASGQAFEVILKPPSFDGVPELNTSMPQRRDPSLEEIQKKLEAAEERRKCQEAELLKHLAEKREHEREVIQKALVENNKFIKNAKDKLEQKMEANKENREALLAAMLERLQEKDKHAEEVRKNKEMKEEACR; this is translated from the exons ATGACTCTGGCAG CCTACAAAGAGAAGGTCAAAGAGCTCCCCCTGGTGTCTCTGTTCTGCGCCTGCTTGAACCCACAGACAGTAGAAAAACCAACATACAAGGCAGaag ATGCAGTGGACCTGGGATGGTGCGTCATCAAAGACGTGGAGGTGATTGAGCTGAATAAGCGGGCATCGGGCCAAGCCTTCGAAGTCATCCTCAAGCCCCCGTCCTTTGATGGTGTGCCAGAGCTCAACACCTCCATGCCTCAGCGCCGCGACCCGTCCCTGGAGGAAATCCAGAAGAAACTGGAAGCTGCTGAGGAGAGGCGAAAG TGCCAGGAGGCTGAGCTGCTGAAGCACCTGGCTGAGAAAAGGGAGCACGAGCGTGAAGTTATCCAGAAGGCCTTGGTGGAGAAcaacaaattcataaaaaatgCAAAGGACAAGCTGGAGCAGAAGATGGAGGCCAACAAGGAGAACAGGGAGGCTCTGCTGGCTGCCATGCTGGAGAGGCTGCAGGAGAAG GACAAACATGCTGAAGAAGTGAGGAAGAACAAGGAGATGAAGGAAGAAGCCTGCCGGTAG
- the paqr8 gene encoding membrane progestin receptor beta — MMSGDILQRFSTLTLNFKHLSRLPHLSDFIPSSLPLPSPTVTASQVPSLFREPYILSGYRPVHQDWRCYLLSLFQRHNESLNVWTHLLAGLVLLVRWQANVGALGYNLDTASLPLCLFFVSSLTYLYFSVAAHLLQSHSEHAHYFFFFMDYVGVAVYQYGCSLGHYFYTSEPAWRESYIGQCFLPGAALFGWFSCAGCCFAKARYRRPYPVQRKICQLIPTTLAYLLDISPVAHRLFTVSWTQESSQIFHALQIASFLLSALFFSCPIPERFFPGRCDFVGQGHQIFHLFLSLCTMVQLEALFQDYARRRDTVVEVFGEKQLWWGCVSFLALFLGCFLTALITMRHMNTQMQGEEERDK, encoded by the coding sequence ATGATGTCCGGTGACATTCTGCAACGCTTCAGCACCTTGACTTTAAACTTCAAGCACCTCAGCCGTCTGCCCCACCTGTCAGActtcatcccttcatccctGCCATTGCCCAGCCCCACCGTCACCGCCTCCCAGGTCCCCAGCCTGTTCCGAGAACCCTACATTTTATCAGGCTACCGTCCGGTCCACCAGGATTGGCGCTGCTACCTCCTCAGCCTCTTCCAGAGACACAATGAATCCCTGAACGTGTGGACACATTTGCTCGCAGGTCTTGTGCTGCTGGTCCGATGGCAGGCCAATGTAGGAGCCCTGGGGTACAACTTAGACACAGCATCTCTACCTCTATGCCTCTTCTTCGTGTCCTCTCTCACCTACCTGTACTTCAGTGTGGCAGCTCACCTCTTACAGTCTCACTCTGAACATGCAcactacttcttcttcttcatggaCTATGTGGGTGTAGCTGTGTATCAGTATGGCTGCTCACTTGGACATTATTTCTATACATCAGAGCCGGCATGGAGGGAAAGCTACATAGGGCAGTGTTTTCTACCCGGAGCTGCCCTCTTTGGGTGGTTCTCCTGtgctggctgctgttttgctAAGGCCAGGTACAGGCGGCCATATCCCGTGCAGCGTAAAATCTGCCAGCTTATTCCTACCACCTTAGCATACCTGCTGGACATCAGCCCCGTGGCCCATCGCCTGTTCACGGTCTCCTGGACACAAGAGTCCTCACAGATCTTCCACGCCCTCCAGATTGCCTCCTTCTTGCTGTCCGcccttttcttctcctgtcCCATCCCTGAGCGCTTCTTCCCAGGCCGCTGTGACTTTGTTGGCCAGGGTCACCAGATCTTCCACCTGTTTCTGTCCCTGTGTACCATGGTCCAGTTGGAGGCTTTGTTCCAGGACTACGCCAGGCGGAGGGATACAGTGGTGGAGGTATTTGGAGAGAAGCAGCTGTGGTGGGGTTGTGTGTCCTTCCTCGCCCTTTTTCTGGGCTGCTTCCTGACAGCACTCATCACAATGAGGCACATGAACACGCAAATGCAgggtgaggaagagagagacaagtga